GATGCGGCTGTAATTGTTTTAAGCCGAGATATACTCTTTGTTTTTCTTTATCAAACTCAAGAACGTGAACTTCAATTTCCTGGTCAAGCTTAACGACATCGCTCGGATGATTGATCCTTCCCCATGAAAGGTCAGTGATATGAATCAATCCGTCAAGACCGCCAAGGTCAACGAACACACCGAAGTCTGTGATTGCTTTAACAACCGCTTTAAGTGTCTGACCCTTTTGAATCGATTTAAGAAGTTCTTCACGCTGTCCCTGCATTGATTCTTCGATGAGGACTTTGTGTGATACGATAATGTTTTCAATTGCGTTATTAATTTTAATAACTTTAAACGGCATTACTCTGCCGACATATTCATCATAATCTCTGACCGGCTTGGTATCAATTTGAGAACCCGGTAAGAATGCAGTAAGACCTGTTATGTCAACAACAAATCCTCCTTTTATTCTTCTTAAGATTTTTCCTTTTACTGTAGCACCGGTCTTATTAGCATCAACAATGGTATCCCACATTTTGATGGACTCGGCTTTCTTTCTTGAAAGAACAAGCTGTCCTTCTTTGTCTTCAATTTTTTCTAAGAAAACTTCTATTTCATTGCCCACAGCAACAACATCGCGGTCTGAGAATTCGTTAATTGAAACTCTTCCGTCTGATTTTGAGCCGATGTCAATTAAAACATCTTCACCGTTTATTGCAACAATCTTGCCTTTAACAAGCTCGTTTTCTTTTATAACGTTGAAGGTTTTTTCATACAGCTTTAACAGACCATCATACTCATCATCTTCATACTCTCCTGTTTTATACTTTTGAGTGACGATGGTATCACGTTTTGTTGAACTAACTTCATTTTGAACTCCATTCGCTGCCGGATTTGTTCTTTCTTTTGTTTCTACTTCTGACATTAATTGTTTATTCCTTTGTCCCTTTGTAAAAAAATCTAAAGACTTTATTACTTCAAAGGGTTTAGTTTGTAAATTCCATCGGCATTATGCCTCCGGCTTGTTTAAAAAAACTCTTATTTAATTATTGGGAACGATTCCCATTATTTTCTTATAAAGACAATCTACCTGTTCTTCAATAATCATGTTGGTAGTGTCAATCTCGATTGCATCTTTTGCTTTCTTCAGAGGACTTTCGACGCGTTTTGTGTCGAGCTCATCGCGCTTTTTAATTTCAAGAATGATTTTTTCAAGCGGAATTTTTTGTCCCAGGTCCATAAAATCCTGCTGTCTCCTTACTGAACGGGTTTTCAAATCACATGCAAAAAAAAACTTAAAGTTTGCATCGGGAAAAACAACCGTTCCGATGTCTCTTCCGTCCATTATAACGCTTTGCTCTTTCGAAAACTGTCTTTGCTTCTCAACGAGATTTTTGCGCACTTCTTTCAGCTTGCTTACTGCGCTGACTTTGTTCGTAACATCAAGCGAACGGATTTTTTCCGTTATGTCTTCATCATTAACAAAGACTTTATCGTCTTTGAATTCTATGTTAGCGTTTGAAGAAAGCTCAGCGATTTTATCGACTTCAGTAAGAGGAATGTTATTTTTAAGAACAAGATATGTTATTGCGCGGTACATTGCGCCGCTGTCTATGTATAATACGTTTAACTTCTGTGCAAGTAGTCTTGCAGTTGTGCTTTTTCCCGTTCCGGCAGGTCCGTCAATCGCAACAATTATTTTATCCATTAAATCTACTCAAATGTTTATTCGTCCGCAAAAAATTTTATCTGAATTCGTAAGTTACCGCAGTAATTTCAGGCATTACAATAGGACCTAAGAAAGTTGAAACCTCAGGTGTAATTTTTAATTGGAGTTTTCCTGCGTTTCCCGTGCTTCCGCCAATACCGAATGCGAGATTAAGAATCCTTTCATATCCTATTGCATTAAAAAACTGTACAAGGTCAACACTAACACCAACTGGGATTATGGTTTCCTGCCCAACACCCGGTATAGTAACCGGCTGCTCTATGGCACCCGCAACAGTTTCTGTTCCGTCAATCAGCAGTCTCCATCGCATCGATGTCATTGTTGCAGTAGCTTGCTTTGTTCCGCCTGTTCCGTCATTAGGATTTTTTGCGAGAACATCCAGTGTAAAGCTTGCAGGCAAACGACCCTGCGCAAAAGCAGTTGCTAAACTGGCAGCCTCAAAAACACTTAAGTAAGACGGAGAGGTAATATGTGAAATCTGAACTCCTGCGAGCTGGAAATTATGAACCTCGCCAAGTTTAAACTTCAATCTTTGAAGGTTTTCAAGAGCATTAAGTGCAGCCGAACATCCAAACCCTGAAAAAGTAAAAACACAAAATACTACCGCTAATAACGACAGATTTTTAATTTTTTGCATAACATTCAATTTTGTGATTTTTAAGGAATTATTCAATGTAATTATGTAAACAATCATTTATTATATAAATTTCATTCAGGAATAGGCATTTTTGGTAAAAGTCTTCCTTTTGCATTGATTTCCCTCTAAGTTTATATTATTTTAGGTGTTTATTCCTCAAAAAATAACTCATTTTCTAATAAATGCCCTCAATAAAATCCGTTCACGCACGTGAAATCCTTGATTCAAGGGGTAACCCTACAATAGAAGTTGATGTAATTTTAGAAAACGGCACGCTCGGTAGAGCTGCAGTTCCATCAGGCGCATCTACAGGTGAGCGCGAAGCTGTCGAATTGCGCGACGGCGATAAAAAACGCTATCTTGGAAAAGGCACACGCAAAGCAGTTGATAACGTCAATAACACAATCGCAAAAAAACTTACCGGCTTCGATTGTTTCCAGCAATATGAGCTTGATGAGCTGATGATAAAGCTTGACGGCACAAAGAATAAATCTAAGCTTGGCGCAAATGCAATTCTCGGAGTTTCAATGGCAGCCGCGCATGCTTCGGCAAATTATCTTAATGTTCCATTATACAGATACCTTGGCGGTGCAGATGCAAGATGTCTGCCTGTCCCGATGATGAACATTATCAATGGCGGAAAGCATGCTGACAATAATGTTGATTTTCAGGAGTTCATGATTGTTCCTGTTAACTTCAAGTCTTTTGCCGAAGCTTTACGCGCAGGAACGGAAGTTTTTCATTCACTGAAAAATGTTCTTCACAAAAAAGGTTTAAACACTGCTGTGGGTGATGAAGGCGGATTTGCTCCGAACTTAAAATCGAATGATGAAGCTGTTGAAGTAATTTTACAGGCAATTGACGGAGCAGGATATAAAGCAGGGAAAGACATTTACATTGCTCTCGATGTTGCGTCTTCTGAAATGTATAAGAAAGACGGAAGTAAAGTTAACTACGAGTTTTATAAATCACACTTGCCTTCAAAAACTTCTGACGGAATGATTAAGATGTATGAATCTATGGTTAATCAATTTCCGATTATCAGCATAGAAGACGGACTTGGCGAAAACGATTGGGACGGATGGAGAAACTTAACTGAAGAGCTTGGCTCAAAAGTTCAGCTGGTTGGTGATGATTTGTTTGTTACAAACCCTGAAATCCTAGCAAAAGGAATCGAAGAGCATATAGGAAATTCAATTCTTGTTAAGGTAAATCAAATCGGAACACTTTCCGAAACTTTAAGCGCTATTGGACTTGCAAAGACAAGCAAATATACCTGCGTAATCAGCCACAGAAGCGGAGAAACAGAGGATACGACTATTTCCGACCTTGCAGTCGCAACAAATGCAGGACAGATAAAAACAGGTTCGCTTTCAAGAACTGACCGTGTTGCAAAGTACAACCAGCTTTTAAGAATTGAAGAACAGCTTGGTTCTGCTGCATTTTATCCGGGCATAAAAGCGTTTTACAACATAAAATAAAATTTTAAACAACCCCCTTTGTCCCCCTTTATTAAGGGGGATTAAATTTTCATTACATTATAATTATAAAAATGAAGCTTTCTCAATTTAAGTATCCCATTCCTAAAAACTTAATCGCAAAAGTCCCTAAATCCCCAAGGGATGCATCGAAGTTAATGGTTCTTCACAAAGACACCGGTGAGGTCGAAGTAAAAAAATTCAAGAATATAGTTGATTATTTCAATGAAGGCGATGTTCTTGTCGTGAACGACTCGAAAGTTTTTCCTGCAAAGCTTATGGGAACAAAGGAAAAAACACGCGCTAAGATTGAAGTGTTTTTATTGAGACAGCTTTCTAAAGAAGAAAACATCTGGGACGTTGTTGTTGACCCTGCAAGAAAAGTCAGAATCGGCAACAGAATTTTCTTCACAAAAAATCTTTACTGCGAGGTAATCGATAATACAACATCTCGCGGAAGAATAGTCCGTTTTAATTATAATAAGGACGATTTCAAAAAATATATTGACAAGCTTGGCAAAATGCCGCTTCCTCATTACATAAAACGCGAAGCAACCGAGAAAGATAAAGATACTTTTCAGACTGTATATGCGAAACATGTTGGTTCTGTTGCAGCCCCTTCCTCAGGATTTAGCTTCACAAAAGAACTTTTAAGCGCCATTCATAAAAAAGGCGTGAAGATTGTTCCGATTACTTTGCACATCGGACTTGGAACATACCGTCTTGTTGAGGTTGAAGACCTTTCAAAGCACAGAATGGATTCTGAGTATTATGAAATTCCTAAAGAATCCTCCGATATAATCAATGTCGCAATAGACAAGAAGAAAAAAGTTGTTGCGGTAGGAACGTCTGTTGTTAAGGCGCTTGAGACAAGTGTCATAACAGGCAAGCACGTTCGTCCCGGGAAAGGATGGACCGACAAATTTATTCATCCGCCACAAACTGTAAGAGTAGTTGATAGATTAATCACAAATTTCCATCTGCCGCAAAGTACAATGCTTATGCTTGTGTGTTCATTCGCAGAGAGAGACCATGTAATGAAAGCATATAAAAAAGCAATCAAAGACAAGATGCGTTTTTATGATTACGGTGACATGATGCTTGTAGCTTAAACTTATAAAAAAATTGTTCGGCTGGCTGATAAATTTTTTTAAATCGCTTTTCGGCGGCGGCAGTAATGATAATGGGAATACTACTCCGGTTGACCCCGTTCCTCCGCAGCCGCCTGTTGAATCAACGAATAACACTCATAATTTTCCCGTGCTTGACCCCGTAAATCATAACAATTGGCAGATTCAATATCATGCTTCTCAGCAGCCCGGAGAATTTTTTCTTAATCCGCCTGCTCCTCCTTTCGGCTCACCATCAGCACCCGGCACAACTCACGCATCGCTTGTAACTTCAAACTTTACTCTCAAAGATTTTATTATCGAGATAACTGCAAAGACATTATCACAGCTTCGCCAGCCGAACCCAAATCCATTTGAAGTTTTCTGGATACTTTTTAATTATATGATTGCACCAAACGGAAAGAAAGAAGCAAATTATTTTATTCTGAAAACGAACGGAATTGAAATCGGAACTATGAAAGACGAACTCGGTCAAACTTTTTTATCAACAGAAAATGACCCTAAGCTTGCTCTTGGAATGGATACACGATATAAATTAATCAAACGCGGACAAAAATTATCGGTGTATATAAATAATAATCACGTTAAAGATTTTGATTATTCGGGAAATCATGCGAACAAACAATTATATAATCACAACGGAAAAATCGGACTATACTCCGAAGACTCGCAGGTGATTGTATCAACTTTTAATTATATGCCGCTCGTATGAAAAACATCGTCATCATACCTGCCGCGGGTTCCGGCTCACGGTTTGGAAGCAAAACCCCAAAACAATTCTTAAAGCTTCCTCCAAAAAACATTGAAGTAATTTCTTATACGATAAAAAAATTTCAAGAAATAAATTCCGTTAATGAAATTATCATTGCAACAAGCTCGGATAATTTCAAGAAGTTAAAAAAAATAATTTCAGATAATAAGTTTTCAAAAGTTTCGAGAATTGTCGAAGGCGGTGAAACAAGGCATCAATCTGGTTTTAATGCTTTGCTTTCACTGAAGTGCGGAAAAGATGACAGGATAATTATACACGATGCAGTCCGTCCTTTTATTACAAAGAAAAAAATAAAAGAATTAATTAAGCTTTCAATTAAATATCCTGAGCTTGTGCCGGGATTGAAAGTTAACGACACAATTAAAAAGATTGATGATAAAAATTTTATTAGCGAATCCCTTAAGCGTGAAAATATCTGGCGCATACAAACGCCGCAGATTTTCAGATATGAAATTTTAGTTAAGTCGTTCGAGCATGCTCACAAAACAAAATTCATTGGGACCGATGAATCCTCAATCGTAACCAACGCCGGCTATAAAGTGAAAATTGTCGAAGGCGAAATTTCCAACCTCAAAATTACCACTAAAGAAGATTTAAAAATTATTAACTTCAATAAGTTATTAATTTCTTAATTTTATCTTATTGTTAAATAATAAAAATTTCATAGCTTAATTGCTAAATATGAACGGGCAGATTATAATTGAATCGTTTGATTCCAAAATTCTCAAAGGCAATCCTCTCGGTGACCCGGCGTTAAGAAAGTTTCCGGTTTATCTTCCGCCGTCTTACGGCAAGTCTAATAAAAAATTTCCTGTAGCATATCTTCTCACGGGATTTACGGGCAGGGGAATGCAGTATCTTAATATTTCTTTTTTATCAGAGAATATGGAAGAACGTCTCAACAGACTGATTGCAGAAAAAACAATGGATGAAATGATCGTCGTTATGCCTGACTGCATAACAAAATACGGCGGCAGTCAATACATCAATTCAACCGCAACGGGAAATTATGAAAGTTATATAATAGATGAGCTTGTTCCTTATATCGATAATAAATATAACACGATTGCTGATTCGTCTAAACGGGCTGTTTGCGGTAAATCAAGCGGCGGATATGGCGCGGTTATTCTTGCGATGAAAAATCCTGATGTGTTCGGATTAATGTGTTCAACTGCAGGAGATATGGCTTTTGAATATTGCTATATGTTTGGGTTCCCTGAGTTTGTAATTGACATTGAACCATATGGCAAAGGCGACAAAGGAGTTGCGAATTTTATTAAGAACGAACTGAACTTTAAACAGCCGAAGCCGAAGTCATTTCATAATATCATTAACAACATCGGAATGGCGAGCTGTTATTCGCCCAACCCTAAAGGGTTCAAAACAAAAGGGTATAATTTTGATTTACCGTTTAATATTTTAACGGGAGAGCTTGATGAGCAAGTTTTTAACCGGTGGCTTGAACACGACCCTGTGAGATTGGTCGGCAAATATAAAGACAATTTGAAAAAACTTAAGCTCATTTATCTCGATGCGGGAAAGCGTGATGAGTTTGATTTGCATATCGGCGCAAGAATTTTTTGCGACAAGCTTAAGCAAAATAAAATAAAATACATTCACGAAGAATTTAATGATGGGCACATGAATATACCTTACCGCAATGACAGAACTTTTGAAATAATCTCGGAGCATCTTTGAGTTTGCCGCGAAGATGTTAAGATTCGAGCAAAAGCTTGTTAAGAAAAGAAATAACACAAAATCACGAAAGCACAAATTATATTAAATTAAAAATCAGTAAATTTTATTTTGTGATTTAGTGTTTTTGTGTTAAAAAATCTTATTATTAAAATCATAAATAAATCATATAAGTCAGCGTTGAAAATGATAGAACCTGTAGTAATATCAACCTGGAAACACGGGATAGCAGCTAACGAAGCGGCATATAAAATTTTAAAAGCCGGTGGCAACTCGCTTGATGCAGTAGAGCAGGGGGTTAAAGTTGCAGAAGACGACCCCGAAGTTTTGAGCGTCGGATACGGTGGATTGCCTGATGACAAAGGAATCGTAACGCTTGATGCGGCATTGATGGATTGGAAAGCAAGAATAGGTTCTGTGATTTTTGTTGAGAACATTAAAAACCCTATTTCACTTGCGCGTCTTGTGCTTGAAGATACAAACCATACGATACTTGCAGGCGACGGGGCTTATGAGTTCGCACTGAAAAAAGGATTTAAATCGGAAAATTTATTAACGGAAAATTCATTAAAGAAATATAACGATTGGAAGGCATCAGGTTCGGATAAACCTGAGGAAATGCATACCGATGATTTTAAATTAACGAAAGCGAAAACAGATTTAATAAATGAAGATGGTCATCACGATACAATCGGTATGGTTGCAATAGATAATGAAGGGCATGTATCGGCATCATGCACAACAAGCGGAATGGCATGGAAGCTTCACGGGAGAGTAGGTGACACACCCATTATCGGAGCAGGACTTTATGTGGATGGTGAAGTCGGCGGGGCAGCATCTACAGGCAGAGGCGAAGAATGTATCCGCGCCTGCGGAAGTTTTTTAATTGTGGAAATGATGCGTCTTGGTGTTTCACCCAAAGATGCGTGCAGGATTGCCTGTGAGCGTGTTTATAAATTAAATTTATTATCGGATAAAAACCGCGACCATATTTATCAGGTCGGATTTATTGCGCTTAACACAAAAGGTGAATGGGGAGCTTACAGTGTGCGTGAAGGATTTCAATATGCTGTTTATGAAAAAAATAAAAATGAACTTCATAACAGCAATTTTTATTTGAATGAAAAATTCGAAGTTACGGATTTATAATTTAACTTTGTAACGAGGCACAAAGACGCGAAGAAAATACTTGCCACGAATTAACACGAATTGCACTAAAAAATTTTTTATTTTGGCATAAAAGCACGAAGCCACGAAGAAAAAATTAAAGAAGACTTTGAGTCTTCGAGTCTTTGCGGCAAAAAAACTGAAATGGATAAATTCAAATTCATAAAAAACGCTTTGGTTCTAACCCTCGACAGCAAAAAGTC
The DNA window shown above is from Ignavibacteria bacterium and carries:
- the cmk gene encoding (d)CMP kinase, yielding MDKIIVAIDGPAGTGKSTTARLLAQKLNVLYIDSGAMYRAITYLVLKNNIPLTEVDKIAELSSNANIEFKDDKVFVNDEDITEKIRSLDVTNKVSAVSKLKEVRKNLVEKQRQFSKEQSVIMDGRDIGTVVFPDANFKFFFACDLKTRSVRRQQDFMDLGQKIPLEKIILEIKKRDELDTKRVESPLKKAKDAIEIDTTNMIIEEQVDCLYKKIMGIVPNN
- the ispD gene encoding 2-C-methyl-D-erythritol 4-phosphate cytidylyltransferase, translating into MKNIVIIPAAGSGSRFGSKTPKQFLKLPPKNIEVISYTIKKFQEINSVNEIIIATSSDNFKKLKKIISDNKFSKVSRIVEGGETRHQSGFNALLSLKCGKDDRIIIHDAVRPFITKKKIKELIKLSIKYPELVPGLKVNDTIKKIDDKNFISESLKRENIWRIQTPQIFRYEILVKSFEHAHKTKFIGTDESSIVTNAGYKVKIVEGEISNLKITTKEDLKIINFNKLLIS
- the eno gene encoding phosphopyruvate hydratase; its protein translation is MPSIKSVHAREILDSRGNPTIEVDVILENGTLGRAAVPSGASTGEREAVELRDGDKKRYLGKGTRKAVDNVNNTIAKKLTGFDCFQQYELDELMIKLDGTKNKSKLGANAILGVSMAAAHASANYLNVPLYRYLGGADARCLPVPMMNIINGGKHADNNVDFQEFMIVPVNFKSFAEALRAGTEVFHSLKNVLHKKGLNTAVGDEGGFAPNLKSNDEAVEVILQAIDGAGYKAGKDIYIALDVASSEMYKKDGSKVNYEFYKSHLPSKTSDGMIKMYESMVNQFPIISIEDGLGENDWDGWRNLTEELGSKVQLVGDDLFVTNPEILAKGIEEHIGNSILVKVNQIGTLSETLSAIGLAKTSKYTCVISHRSGETEDTTISDLAVATNAGQIKTGSLSRTDRVAKYNQLLRIEEQLGSAAFYPGIKAFYNIK
- a CDS encoding N(4)-(beta-N-acetylglucosaminyl)-L-asparaginase, encoding MIEPVVISTWKHGIAANEAAYKILKAGGNSLDAVEQGVKVAEDDPEVLSVGYGGLPDDKGIVTLDAALMDWKARIGSVIFVENIKNPISLARLVLEDTNHTILAGDGAYEFALKKGFKSENLLTENSLKKYNDWKASGSDKPEEMHTDDFKLTKAKTDLINEDGHHDTIGMVAIDNEGHVSASCTTSGMAWKLHGRVGDTPIIGAGLYVDGEVGGAASTGRGEECIRACGSFLIVEMMRLGVSPKDACRIACERVYKLNLLSDKNRDHIYQVGFIALNTKGEWGAYSVREGFQYAVYEKNKNELHNSNFYLNEKFEVTDL
- the queA gene encoding tRNA preQ1(34) S-adenosylmethionine ribosyltransferase-isomerase QueA, which gives rise to MKLSQFKYPIPKNLIAKVPKSPRDASKLMVLHKDTGEVEVKKFKNIVDYFNEGDVLVVNDSKVFPAKLMGTKEKTRAKIEVFLLRQLSKEENIWDVVVDPARKVRIGNRIFFTKNLYCEVIDNTTSRGRIVRFNYNKDDFKKYIDKLGKMPLPHYIKREATEKDKDTFQTVYAKHVGSVAAPSSGFSFTKELLSAIHKKGVKIVPITLHIGLGTYRLVEVEDLSKHRMDSEYYEIPKESSDIINVAIDKKKKVVAVGTSVVKALETSVITGKHVRPGKGWTDKFIHPPQTVRVVDRLITNFHLPQSTMLMLVCSFAERDHVMKAYKKAIKDKMRFYDYGDMMLVA
- a CDS encoding alpha/beta hydrolase-fold protein, whose protein sequence is MNGQIIIESFDSKILKGNPLGDPALRKFPVYLPPSYGKSNKKFPVAYLLTGFTGRGMQYLNISFLSENMEERLNRLIAEKTMDEMIVVMPDCITKYGGSQYINSTATGNYESYIIDELVPYIDNKYNTIADSSKRAVCGKSSGGYGAVILAMKNPDVFGLMCSTAGDMAFEYCYMFGFPEFVIDIEPYGKGDKGVANFIKNELNFKQPKPKSFHNIINNIGMASCYSPNPKGFKTKGYNFDLPFNILTGELDEQVFNRWLEHDPVRLVGKYKDNLKKLKLIYLDAGKRDEFDLHIGARIFCDKLKQNKIKYIHEEFNDGHMNIPYRNDRTFEIISEHL